The following are encoded in a window of Candida dubliniensis CD36 chromosome 4, complete sequence genomic DNA:
- a CDS encoding signal-transducing regulatory protein, putative (Similar to Homo sapiens TRAF3;~several good matches to fungal hypothetical proteins; possible orthologue in humans encodes protein involved in signal transduction: Sato et al (1995)FEBS Lett 358(2):113-8.), translating to MSSTEESTQEPILDGIETQDIPEEYDDTTTTIVDYPTSFNYLDTKDSPDIRNAKYKSPTDHLNCPICQQPFINPLTTICGHTYCKECIYECFKMAKSNSSSSSSSRTDELTGYCPLDRTPLDGANINDLFPTPLIITNLIDELKVYCANHERGCDWVGTRWELEHHVKDICQYTGIRCNGVRSDGSICQLIIERRFEDKESSKCVHLIFECEFCKTKVTKITQTKHLEQECLFNYKTCELCDNDMIPEKNMARHQENCRKIGRFVCPAHEIGCKWIGTNETSLELHLENNCQLYHFLPTYSTMKEKMDSLVLENETLQKQINKMLDSIIQGKITNLGYSESIEEINKFESIEDQDKLVYLNFEIDRLKYEINERIIPFMNKSTVNERENIMNNLINDNFMIREDMNVQRMMINSLRKQLQFLLFSKNRNTTLGGNANNMFPTMFPTEESGIGEIYETVSRSNSEERLNLKL from the coding sequence ATGTCATCTACAGAAGAATCTACTCAAGAACCGATACTTGATGGAATTGAAACCCAAGACATTCCAGAAGAGTATGATGATACAACAACGACCATAGTTGATTACCCTACTTCATTTAATTATCTAGATACAAAAGATAGTCCTGATATTCGAAATGCCAAGTACAAGTCGCCAACTGATCATTTAAATTGTCCTATTTGTCAACAACCATTTATTAATCCATTAACAACTATTTGTGGTCATACCTATTGCAAAGAATGTATATATGAATGTTTCAAAATGGCCAAATCAAATAGTAGCagtagcagtagtagtCGAACTGATGAATTAACTGGATATTGCCCCTTGGATAGAACACCTTTAGATGGAGCCaatatcaatgatttgttCCCGACCccattaataataacaaatttaATAGATGAACTAAAAGTTTATTGTGCCAATCATGAACGAGGTTGTGATTGGGTGGGGACAAGATGGGAGTTAGAACATCATGTTAAAGATATTTGTCAATATACTGGAATACGATGTAATGGTGTAAGATCAGATGGGTCAATTTGTCAACTTATTATTGAACGAAGGTTTGAAGATAAAGAATCGTCCAAATGTGTCCACCTAATATTTGAATGTGAATTTTGTAAAACAAAGGTCACGAAAATAACTCAAACCAAACATCTTGAACAAGAatgtttatttaattataaaaCTTGTGAATTATGTGATAATGATATGATACCAGAGAAAAATATGGCTAGACATCAAGAAAATTGTCGTAAAATCGGTAGATTCGTATGTCCAGCTCATGAAATTGGATGCAAATGGATTGGAACCAATGAAACTTCATTAGAACTTCATTTAGAGAATAATTGTCAATTGTATCATTTTTTACCCACTTATTCAacaatgaaagaaaaaatggATTCATTGGTTttagaaaatgaaacattACAAAAGCAAATAAACAAGATGTTAGATTCAATTATTCAAGGGAAAATAACCAATTTAGGGTATAgtgaatcaattgaagaaatcaacAAGTTTGAATCTATAGAAGATCAAGATAAATTAGtgtatttgaattttgaaatcGATCGATTAAAATatgaaataaatgaaagaattatCCCATTTATGAATAAATCAACCGTCAATGAACGAGAAAATATCATGaataatttgatcaatgatAATTTCATGATTAGAGAGGATATGAATGTACAACGAATGATGATTAATAGTTTGAGAAAACAATTGCAATTTTTGCTATTTTCCAAGAATAGAAACACTACCCTAGGCGGCAATGCTAATAATATGTTTCCAACTATGTTTCCTACTGAAGAACTGGGAATAGGAGAAATTTATGAAACAGTTTCTCGAAGTAATTCTGAAGAAagattgaatttgaaattataa
- the CDR3 gene encoding ATP-binding cassette (ABC) transporter, putative (In C. albicans: encodes Pdrp/Cdrp family transporter of the ATP-binding cassette (ABC) superfamily; transports phospholipids in an out-to-in direction; expressed in opaque-phase cells;~In S. cerevisiae: plasma membrane ATP-binding cassette (ABC) transporter, short-lived multidrug transporter actively regulated by Pdr1p; also involved in steroid transport, cation resistance, and cellular detoxification during exponential growth) gives MAKTTQEGGQPYKGYYNNKSQGQPYRGYYSGFNKSASAQIHHLARSLTQGAQSHYDDTYTTATMHPHGINPISDKTDPTLDPESPSFSSKRWVQNMWKLYQSDSEYYKPGKLGVAYKNLRVYGDAIESDYQTTVSNGVLKYARNLFNKFRKHNDDYSFDILKPMEGLIKPGEVTVVLGRPGAGCSTFLKTIACRTEGFHVADGSVISYDGITQDEIRNHLRGEVVYCAETETHFPNLTVGETLEFAALMKTPQNRPMGVSRDEYAKHVVDVVMATYGLSHTKNTKVGNDFIRGISGGERKRLSIAEVTLVQASIQCWDNSTRGLDAATALEFISSLKTSASILNDTPLIAIYQCSQNAYDLFDKVIVMYEGYQIFFGSSQRAAAYFKKMGFICQDRQTTPDFLTSITSPAERIIKPGYERLVPRTPKEFYRYWRRSPERQALLEEIDEYLDNCENYDQKQKIFEANNAKKANHTYNKSSYTVSLPMQVRYIMKRYWDRMRGDIIVPFSTVAGNVAMALILSSVFYNLQPTSSSFYYRTSVMYYALLFNAYSSVLEIYNMYEGRAIVQKHREYALYPPMADAIGSIISDFPLKVVCSVLFNLILYFMVNFKREPGAFFFYLLISFCSTLFMSHLFRTIGAFTNSLAEAMTPSSLLLFALSTFSGFAIPVTYMLGWCKWIRWVNPLAYAYEALISNEFHGRVFDCSDVVPSGFGYPKTGNSVVCASIGAIPGEFKVDGDLYMKLAFDYSYSNAWRNFGVLLAFIIFLFGTTIFFVQTNKSSISKGEILVFRKKNIKKMRKMEEDEEAYMDGMAPLDFSGSTEISDYSYDYMDRKLLDTSNIFHWRNLTYTVQIKSEERVILNNIDGWVKPGEVTALMGASGAGKTTLLNALSERLTTGVITSGTRMVNGGELDSSFQRSIGYVQQQDLHLETSTVREALRFSARLRQPGSVSITEKDQYVEKIIDLLEMRTYADAIVGVPGEGLNVEQRKRLTIAVELVARPKLLVFLDEPTSGLDSQTAWSICKLIRKLANHGQAILCTIHQPSAILLEEFDRLLLLQKGETVYFGEFGANCHTLIEYFERNGASKCPPHANPAEWMLGVIGAAPGTQANQDYFETWRNSPEYRAVQNELHRLEELPGLASGEKEPDTNQAYAASFWKQYIFVVHRLFQQYWRTPSYIYSKFAMAVLCSLFNGFTYYKSQNSMQGLKNQMLSIFSMFVVLTTLAQQYVPLFVTQRDLYEARERPSKTFSWLAFVAAQITAEIPYQVLAATISFFSWYYPVGLYRNAVYSDAVTHRGVLMWLIMTLMFIYSSTLAQFCISWNQLADYAANWISLLLTIAMIFCGVIATKDSMPRFWVFLYRCTPLTYLTSAMMSIGLGDSYVKCAPTEILTFPPQNPGVQKCQDYMGAYISIAGGYLLNPEDTDSCKFCIMDKTNQFLNFMNISIHNFGRDTGIFIVFIVFNMAATVFCYWLFRVPKGNREKGSIFDKLPFFNGGDTNHENV, from the coding sequence atggCCAAGACAACACAAGAAGGAGGACAGCCTTACAAGGGTTATTACAATAACAAATCTCAAGGTCAGCCGTATCGTGGCTATTATAGTGGCTTTAACAAAAGTGCATCGGCACAAATTCACCACTTGGCAAGATCTTTGACTCAAGGAGCCCAATCACATTACGATGATACCTATACCACAGCTACCATGCACCCTCATGGGATCAACCCAATTTCAGACAAGACTGATCCAACATTAGACCCTGAATCACCTTCTTTCAGCTCGAAAAGATGGGTGCAGAATATGTGGAAATTATATCAGAGTGATTCTGAATATTACAAGCCAGGTAAATTGGGTGTTGCTTATAAAAACCTTCGAGTTTATGGTGATGCCATTGAAAGTGATTATCAAACAACTGTATCAAATGGGGTATTAAAATATGCCAGAAAtcttttcaacaaattcagAAAGCACAATGACGACTATAGTTTTGACATTTTGAAACCAATGGAAGGTTTAATTAAACCAGGTGAAGTCACAGTTGTGCTAGGAAGACCAGGAGCTGGTTGTTCGACTTTTTTGAAGACTATCGCATGTCGTACAGAAGGATTCCATGTAGCTGATGGGTCAGTAATATCATATGATGGGATCACCCAAGATGAAATTAGAAATCATTTGCGAGGTGAGGTAGTTTATTGTGCTGAAACAGAAACCCATTTCCCCAATTTGACCGTTGGAGAAACTCTTGAGTTTGCAGCTTTGATGAAAACTCCTCAAAACAGACCCATGGGAGTCTCTCGTGATGAATACGCCAAACATGTTGTCGATGTTGTCATGGCAACTTATGGTTTATCACACACTAAGAATACAAAAGTCGGTAATGATTTCATTAGAGGGATTTCTGGTGGTGAACGTAAACGTCTTTCCATTGCTGAAGTGACATTGGTGCAGGCATCAATTCAGTGTTGGGACAATTCTACTCGTGGTTTAGATGCTGCAACCGCATTGGAATTCATATCATCGTTGAAAACATCAGCATCCATCCTTAATGATACCCCTTTAATTGCCATTTATCAATGCTCACAAAATGCATACGATTTGTTTGACAAAGTCATTGTCATGTATGAAggttatcaaatttttttcgGGTCGTCCCAGCGTGCTGCCGcttatttcaaaaaaatggGTTTCATTTGTCAAGACAGACAAACTACACCTGACTTTTTAACATCAATTACTAGCCCTGCAGAAAGAATAATTAAACCAGGATATGAAAGATTAGTCCCAAGAACTCCAAAAGAGTTTTATCGATATTGGAGAAGATCTCCAGAAAGACAAGCACTTttggaagaaattgatgaatatttGGATAATTGTGAAAATTAtgatcaaaaacaaaaaatatttgaagCCAATAATGCCAAAAAGGCCAATCATACTTATAACAAATCATCCTACACCGTTTCTTTACCTATGCAAGTACGTTATATTATGAAGAGATATTGGGATAGAATGAGAGGGGATATCATAGTACCATTTTCCACTGTGGCGGGTAATGTTGCCATGGCGTTGATTCTTTCTTCGgtattttataatttacaaccgacttcatcttcattttATTACCGGACGTCAGTTATGTATTATGCATTGCTTTTCAATGCTTATTCATCAGTTTTggaaatttataatatgtATGAAGGTAGAGCTATTGTTCAAAAGCATCGTGAATATGCCCTTTATCCACCAATGGCTGACGCTATAGgatcaataatttctgATTTTCCGTTAAAGGTTGTTTGCAGTGTTTTATTCAAtcttatattatatttcatggtcaatttcaaaagagAGCCTGgtgctttctttttctatttgTTGATTAGTTTTTGTTCCACGTTGTTCATGTCTCACTTGTTCAGAACTATTGGAGCCTTCACCAATTCATTAGCAGAAGCGATGACTCCATCTTcacttttattatttgccTTGTCGACATTTAGTGGATTTGCCATTCCTGTCACATATATGCTTGGTTGGTGTAAATGGATCCGTTGGGTAAATCCGTTGGCCTATGCTTATGAAGCCTTGATTTCTAATGAATTCCATGGTCGAGTATTTGATTGTAGCGATGTTGTACCTAGTGGATTTGGATATCCTAAAACAGGGAATTCTGTTGTTTGTGCAAGTATTGGTGCCATCCCAGGAGAATTTAAAGTTGATGGTGATTTGTATATGAAATTGGCATTTGATTATTCCTATTCTAATGCGTGGAGAAATTTTGGTGTCTTGTTGGCATTCATcatatttttatttggcACAACCATATTTTTCGTTCAAACCAACAAATCAAGCATTCTGAAAGGTGAAATTTTGGTGtttagaaagaaaaacatcaaaaaaatgagGAAAATGGAAGAGGATGAAGAAGCATATATGGATGGTATGGCACCTTTAGATTTTAGTGGTAGCACGGAAATATCTGATTATTCTTATGACTATATGGATCGCAAATTATTGGATACTTCGAATATTTTCCATTGGAGAAACTTAACTTATACTGTCCAAATCAAGTCTGAAGAGCGTGTTATTCTTAATAATATCGATGGTTGGGTCAAACCTGGTGAAGTCACGGCATTGATGGGTGCATCAGGTGCTGGTAAAACTACATTATTGAATGCCTTATCGGAAAGATTGACTACTGGTGTTATTACTTCAGGAACCAGAATGGTAAATGGTGGTGAATTGGATAGTTCTTTCCAAAGATCTATTGGATATGTTCAGCAACAAGATTTACATTTGGAGACATCAACTGTTCGTGAAGCATTGAGATTTTCTGCTCGTTTACGTCAACCTGGCTCTGTATCAATTACAGAAAAGGATCAGtatgttgaaaaaattatcgATTTGTTGGAAATGAGAACATATGCTGATGCCATTGTTGGTGTTCCTGGTGAAGGATTGAACGTTGAGCAAAGGAAAAGATTGACAATTGCTGTTGAGTTGGTTGCTAGACCAAAATTGTTGGTGTTTTTAGATGAGCCTACTTCTGGGTTAGATTCGCAAACCGCTTGGTCAATTTGTAAGTTGATTAGAAAATTGGCCAACCATGGACAAGCAATTTTGTGTACTATTCATCAACCATCTGCCATTTTGttggaagaatttgatcgtttgttattgttgcaAAAGGGTGAAACGGTTTATTTTGGTGAATTTGGGGCTAATTGTCATACATTGATTGAATACTTTGAAAGAAATGGTGCCAGCAAATGTCCACCACATGCCAATCCTGCTGAATGGATGTTGGGTGTTATTGGTGCTGCTCCTGGTACACAAGCAAATCaagattattttgaaacttGGAGAAACTCACCAGAATACCGGGCCGTACAAAATGAATTACATCGTTTAGAAGAATTGCCAGGTTTGGCAAGTGGAGAAAAGGAACCAGATACCAACCAAGCATATGCTGCATCATTCTGGaaacaatatatttttgttgttcataGATTATTCCAACAATACTGGCGTACTCCATCATATATTTATTCTAAATTTGCCATGGCTGTGTTGTGTTCCTTGTTTAATGGATTCACATATTATAAATCACAAAATTCCATGCAAggtttgaaaaatcaaatgcTTTCGATATTTTCCATGTTTGTTGTGTTGACTACATTAGCACAACAATATGTTCCATTGTTTGTTACTCAAAGAGATTTATATGAAGCAAGAGAAAGACCATCTAAAACATTTTCGTGGTTGGCATTCGTTGCCGCACAGATTACAGCAGAAATCCCTTATCAAGTTTTGGCAGCCACAATatcattcttttcttgGTATTATCCTGTTGGGTTATATCGTAATGCTGTATATTCCGATGCCGTAACCCATCGTGGTGTATTAATGTGGTTAATCATGACTTTGATGTTTATTTACAGTTCAACTTTAGCACAGTTTTGTATTTCGTGGAATCAATTAGCTGACTATGCTGCCAATTGGATTTCATTGTTATTGACAATTGCCATGATATTTTGTGGTGTCATTGCTACAAAAGACAGTATGCCAAGATTTTGGGTTTTCCTTTATCGTTGTACTCCATTGACTTATTTAACATCGGCAATGATGTCAATTGGATTGGGGGATTCATATGTTAAATGTGCACCAACGGAAATTTTGACTTTCCCACCACAAAACCCTGGAGTTCAAAAATGTCAAGATTATATGGGAGCTTATATTAGTATAGCTGGTGGGTATTTATTGAATCCTGAAGATACTGATAGCTGTAAGTTTTGTATCATGGATAAGACTaaccaatttttgaatttcatGAATATTTCCATTCATAATTTTGGTAGAGATACTGGTATTTTCATTGTGTTTATTGTCTTTAATATGGCTGCTACAGtattttgttattggtTGTTTAGAGTACCAAAGGGGAACAGAGAAAAGGGAAGTATTTTCGATAAATTgccatttttcaatggtgGTGACACCAATCATGAAAATGTTTAA
- the OSH3 gene encoding oxysterol-binding protein, putative (In S. cerevisiae: member of an oxysterol-binding protein family with seven members; family members have overlapping, redundant functions in sterol metabolism and collectively perform a function essential for viability;~In C. albicans: required for wild-type filamentation), with translation METLEIHSKDFLIKWINAPDNSVIDWEAKPLKKSINFSFYKKKEESLNQSEASLDSNSTAVLEPPIAPPQRTRSRSASTASVNQFSKPNDVYRSKSRASTLLSINESDLILIKNYYKLVANELVHGKFEVERGGMFAFVFDNSFSKTIAKSVQFSAKIVSKSKSEEHIAEEKVAEVHDQHLFDENDVAPGETLQSIMLKKRRKKLQGFTKRYFVLNYGRETLSYFKVDDNKLRGQMPIKDCIVSANPSTREFIIDSGMEVWHLKAINKADFNAWVNAFNTVKKEDTVVPTATTTEENDSKEPALASTPLGASTSELQLIAQKLVQLKTENPSPLANEIHQDFVNLLTRFKGGANLSSPGSADVQSVFSSDFHDAVDHFEETGVYFLDDEGKIQEDVEVADDAESSSEEDEEDDEFIQTTPSGVHEGHEVIQDKDLPQPTVEADDDNLYPLPHDPVSRPSDIPICTHTPPSILSFVRKNVGKDLSTIAMPVTYNEPTTMLQKFAEMLEYPEVATNALISDFQDESGEKLLRVAAFALSYLSTQRAKERNKRKPFTPLLGETYELVREDLGFRLISEKVSHRPPVFAYHVDTEHWTLDYALSPDQKFWGKQSEVTTKGIVYLRDKSTGEVFTWTQPTTMIKNIIAGETYAEPSGSVTIKSSNGYKAVAEFAKGGMWSGRSEGVVVKAFDNKKKELTYSVEGNWTESFTLKTKTTEKTIWQAGELLPQYQKKFGFTEFAGTLNKITEIEKGKLAPTDSRNRPDLQLYEKGDTDTAETLKNKLEQDQRDRRKELETAGEVHIPKFFKRKGNGPINESEWEFIQGEKSYWNRRKKGDWDDLIKLW, from the coding sequence ATGGAGACTTTAGAGATTCATTCCAAAGATTTCCTTATTAAATGGATCAATGCTCCAGATAATTCAGTTATTGATTGGGAGGCTAAGCcattgaagaaatcaatcaatttttcattttataaaaagaaagaagaatcaCTCAATCAATCAGAAGCATCTTTAGATAGTAATTCTACGGCTGTACTTGAGCCACCAATTGCACCTCCACAAAGAACACGATCTAGATCTGCCTCAACTGCTTCagtcaatcaattttctaAACCAAATGACGTTTATAGATCCAAATCTAGAGCATCaactttattatcaatcaatgaatcagatttaatattgatcaagaattattataaattagtAGCCAATGAATTGGTTCATGGGAAATTTGAAGTGGAAAGAGGTGGGATGTTTGCCTTTGTTTTCgataattcattttctaaAACAATTGCTAAACTGGTACAATTTTCCGCCAAAATTGTTAGTAAATCTAAATCAGAAGAACATATTGCTGAAGAAAAAGTAGCTGAAGTTCATGATCAACATTTATTTGACGAAAATGATGTTGCACCAGGAGAAACTTTACAGAGTATcatgttgaaaaaaagaagaaagaaattacaAGGTTTCACTAAACGTTATTTTGTATTGAATTATGGCAGAGAAACCTTGTCTTATTTTAAAGTTGACGATAATAAATTGCGCGGCCAAATGCCAATTAAGGATTGTATAGTGTCGGCCAATCCATCGACTCGTgagtttattattgattcgGGAATGGAAGTTTGGCATTTGAAAGCAATCAACAAAGCCGATTTTAATGCTTGGGTCAATGCCTTTAATACTGTTAAAAAGGAAGATACTGTCGTGCCAACAGCCACCACCacagaagaaaatgattcaaAAGAACCTGCTCTTGCAAGTACTCCATTAGGTGCATCTACTTCTGAATTACAATTGATTGCCCAAAAACTAGtacaattgaaaacagAAAATCCATCACCTTTGGCCAATGAAATCCACCAAGATTTTGTTAACTTGCTTACAAGGTTCAAAGGAGGAGCAAATTTGTCTTCACCTGGTTCAGCCGACGTCCAATCAGTATTTTCTTCTGATTTCCATGATGCAGTTGATCATTTTGAAGAAACTGGTGTTTACTTTTTGGATGATGAAGGTAAAATCCAAGAAGATGTCGAAGTTGCTGACGATGCAGAAAGCTCTtctgaagaagatgaagaagatgacgaGTTTATACAGACTACTCCCAGTGGTGTACATGAAGGTCATGAAGTTATTCAAGACAAGGATTTGCCTCAGCCAACAGTTGAAGCTGATGATGACAACTTGTATCCATTGCCTCACGATCCAGTTTCAAGACCTTCAGATATTCCAATATGTACTCATACACCACCATCAATATTGAGTTTTGTGCGTAAGAATGTTGGTAAAGATTTATCTACTATAGCTATGCCTGTTACTTACAATGAACCAACCACAATGCTACAAAAATTTGCTGAAATGCTTGAGTATCCTGAAGTTGCCACCAATGCTTTAATCTCAGATTTCCAAGACGAATCAggtgaaaaattattacgGGTGGCTGCATTTGCCTTAAGTTATCTTTCAACACAACGTgccaaagaaagaaataaacGTAAACCTTTCACTCCATTATTAGGAGAAACTTATGAATTAGTACGAGAAGATCTTGGATTCAGATTAATATCGGAAAAAGTCAGTCATAGACCACCGGTTTTTGCCTATCATGTTGATACGGAACATTGGACACTTGATTATGCATTATCACCAGATCAAAAATTCTGGGGTAAACAATCTGAAGTTACCACTAAAGGTATAGTATATTTAAGAGATAAATCAACTGGTGAAGTATTTACATGGACTCAACCAACCACTATGATAAAAAACATTATTGCTGGTGAAACATATGCTGAACCAAGTGGATCAGTGacaatcaaatcatcaaatggTTATAAAGCTGTAGCTGAATTTGCCAAAGGTGGTATGTGGAGTGGTAGATCAGAAGGTGTTGTTGTGAAAGCATTTgacaacaaaaagaaggaaTTGACATATAGTGTTGAAGGTAATTGGACTGAATCATTTACATTAAAGACTAAAACTACTGAAAAGACCATATGGCAAGCTGGTGAATTATTACCACAAtatcaaaagaaatttgGATTTACAGAGTTTGCTGGTACTTTAAACAAGATTACTGAAATAGAAAAGGGTAAGCTTGCACCAACTGATTCTAGAAATAGACCAGATTTACAACTTTATGAAAAAGGAGACACAGATACTGCCGAgactttgaaaaataaattagaaCAAGATCAAAGAGatagaagaaaagaattggaaacaGCTGGTGAAGTACATATTCCAAAATTCTTTAAACGCAAAGGGAATGGACCAATAAATGAATCCGAATGGGAATTTATTCAAGGTGAAAAAAGTTATTGGaatagaagaaagaaaggtGATTGGGatgatttgatcaaattgTGGTAA
- the HWP1 gene encoding hyphal wall protein has product MKLSTAKLVAIAYYMLSIGATIPSVDDQQVEEGLIQKRTYGYYQEPCDDYYPPQQQQEEPCDYPQQQPQEPCDNPPQPEEPCDNPPIPNIPTDWIPNIPTDWIPNIPNEPTNPPTTPNIPATTTTSESSSVPSTTPKTSASTTPESSVSATSPYTSVPTTIPKSSTPATGPETSVPGSSILATTSESSSVRATTPNTSVPTTASESSTLETKTSITPLTTSTEHDTTVITVTSCSNSACAESEVTTGVVVVTSEDTIYTTYCPLTETTPGTESTPEASTPIMETIPADSEPSVPASETSAVVPELSVPTTESAPGTKMTPGGLEPSAPVSEMTPAGIKTNQAVPESSIPAGSSVAITTPVNSTIVSTTEGAIPTTLESVPIMQPSANYSSSVAPVSTFEGVGNNIRLTYGAAIVGLAALLI; this is encoded by the coding sequence ATGAAATTATCAACTGCTAAACTCGTTGCTATCGCTTACTATATGTTATCTATTGGGGCCACTATCCCACTGGTAGATGACCAGCAAGTTGAGGAAGGTCTCATCCAAAAGAGAACTTATGGTTATTATCAAGAACCATGTGATGACTACTATCCacctcaacaacaacaagaagaaccTTGTGACTatccacaacaacaaccacaagaACCATGCGACAACCCACCTCAACCAGAAGAACCATGTGACAACCCACCTATTCCAAACATCCCAACAGATTGGATTCCAAATATTCCAACAGATTGGATTCCAAATATCCCAAATGAACCAACAAATCCACCTACTACTCCAAACATTCCAGCTACAACAACTACTTCAGAATCATCATCTGTTCCCTCTACTACTCCAAAAACTTCTGCTTCAACTACTCCTGAATCTTCTGTTTCAGCTACCTCTCCATACACTTCTGTTCCAACAACTATTCCAAAATCATCTACTCCAGCTACTGGCCCAGAAACTTCTGTCCCAGGCTCATCTATTTTAGCTACCACTTCAGAATCATCATCTGTTCGAGCTACCACACCAAATACATCTGTTCCAACCACTGCATCTGAGTCTTCCACTTTGGAAACCAAAACATCAATTACTCCATTAACTACCTCTACTGAACATGATACAACTGTTATTACCGTTACTTCATGCTCCAACAGTGCATGTGCAGAAAGTGAAGTCACTACtggtgttgttgtcgtCACATCTGAAGATACTATTTACACTACTTACTGTCCTTTAACTGAAACTACTCCAGGTACTGAATCCACTCCAGAAGCTTCCACTCCAATCATGGAAACAATTCCAGCTGATTCCGAACCATCAGTTCCTGCCAGTGAAACCTCAGCAGTTGTTCCAGAATTATCAGTCCCAACTACAGAATCGGCTCCAGGTACAAAAATGACTCCAGGTGGTTTAGAACCATCCGCTCCAGTCTCTGAAATGACCCCAGCTGGTATTAAAACTAACCAAGCTGTTCCAGAATCTTCAATTCCAGCTGGTTCAAGTGTTGCAATTACTACTCCGGTAAATAGTACTATCGTCTCTACGACTGAAGGTGCTATTCCAACCACATTAGAATCTGTCCCAATCATGCAACCATCTGCCAATTATTCATCTAGTGTTGCCCCTGTTTCTACGTTTGAAGGTGTTGGTAACAACATTAGATTGACTTATGGTGCGGCCATTGTTGGTCTTGCTGCATTATTGATCTAA